Proteins from a genomic interval of Lycium ferocissimum isolate CSIRO_LF1 chromosome 2, AGI_CSIRO_Lferr_CH_V1, whole genome shotgun sequence:
- the LOC132047848 gene encoding LEAF RUST 10 DISEASE-RESISTANCE LOCUS RECEPTOR-LIKE PROTEIN KINASE-like 2.5 — MRHEKAKVHDTRKRFRISKKLAIVGSVGIAGVVLVSVSMIFCLRSRWSFHKPLISWKIESEDHKVEELMRTYGSLAPKIYKYSDLKKITKSFSHKIGQGGFGQVYKGMLPDGRVVAVKVLIETNGDGEEYVNEVASISRTSHVNIVGLLGFCYQPNKKALIYEYVSNSSLDKFLNNGPSGTTCPLGWTTLYRISIGIARGLEYLHQGCNTRIVHFDIKPHNILLDQDFCPKISDFGLSRLCERKESILSMLGARGTAGYIAPEVFSRAFGHVSHKSDVYSYGMLVLEMVGVRDNVEVSQTSEVYFPHWIYEHLELGKDLTLQGIMNDEDEEIARKMVLVGLWCIQTKPSDRPAIGRAVEMLEGSLHSLQVPPKPGLFSPPKSILESFTSTSTTT, encoded by the exons ATGAGACACGAGAAAGCAAAAGTTCATG ATACAAGAAAAAGGTTTCGCATTTCCAAGAAACTTGCAATAG TTGGCTCAGTTGGTATCGCAGGGGTGGTCCTAGTATCAGTTTCAATGATCTTTTGCCTCAGAAGTCGATGGTCATTCCATAAGCCACTGATTTCCTGGAAGATCGAATCAGAAGATCACAAAGTTGAAGAACTTATGAGAACCTATGGATCTCTTGCTccaaaaatatacaaatattcGGATCTAAAGAAAATAACAAAGTCATTTAGCCATAAAATAGGACAGGGTGGATTTGGTCAAGTATACAAGGGAATGCTGCCCGATGGTCGCGTAGTAGCTGTAAAGGTCCTGATAGAAACTAATGGTGACGGAgaagaatatgtaaatgaagtAGCCAGCATAAGTAGAACTTCCCATGTTAACATAGTAGGGCTTTTGGGATTTTGTTACCAACCGAATAAGAAAGCATTAATCTATGAATATGTGTCCAATAGTTCATTGGATAAATTTCTCAACAATGGACCATCTGGCACAACTTGTCCCTTGGGATGGACAACATTGTACAGAATCTCCATTGGGATTGCTCGAGGTTTGGAATATTTGCACCAAGGTTGTAACACAAGAATAGTGCACTTTGACATAAAACCTCATAACATTCTCTTGGACCAGGATTTCTGCCCCAAAATATCTGACTTTGGCCTCTCTAGATTGTGCGAGAGAAAGGAGAGTATTCTATCAATGTTGGGTGCCAGGGGAACTGCTGGATACATTGCTCCAGAAGTGTTCTCTAGAGCGTTTGGACACGTCTCTCACAAATCAGATGTCTATAGCTACGGCATGCTGGTTCTTGAGATGGTTGGAGTGAGAGATAATGTTGAAGTGAGCCAAACTAGTGAAGTATACTTTCCACATTGGATCTATGAACATCTCGAGCTGGGGAAGGACCTAACTCTACAAGGTATCATGAACGACGAAGATGAAGAAATAGCAAGGAAGATGGTTTTAGTTGGCTTGTGGTGCATTCAGACCAAACCGTCAGATCGACCAGCAATTGGGAGGGCAGTCGAAATGCTGGAGGGAAGTCTTCACTCCCTACAAGTTCCACCAAAACCTGGCTTGTTTTCTCCACCAAAATCCATCCTAGAGTCGTTTACATCAACATCCACAACGACCTAG